CAGCGTTTGGGGCCCATGTCACCACGGCGACGGACTTCGACTTCGGCATGAATGCCGGGCGTCGGGCCAAGTTCAGCGCCGAGCGACCTTCACTGGAGCAGGCGGAACGGCTGATTCGGCAATGGCGTGAGCAGCACGCCTGAACGATGAATGGACTGACTTTTCACTGTCCTGTGGACTTTCAACGACGACGTAAGCTCATATCAGTAGCATTCGACCTGTTGTGTGAGAAGTGTGAATAGCACACAAGCTGGCTCAGCAGACCTCATGCGAAAATCTTGGTCTATGCGGCCTGCGTCATGAGCGCCTGAAATCTCTTCTGAGGCCAAGGTCAGGGGTATTTCCGCTGCCCGACCTCCTGAGGACGGAGCAGAAGACACGGGAGGAGGAAAAGTACGTATCGTCGTCCACGTCGCTGGGGGAGCCTTGCCGGATTATCCATGTAGTCTGCTCTGTCCCAACTCCAGCACCAACACTTCAAATCGGTTCTTGACAGTCTCTAGCGCGCATTTTGGCGATGCAGACCAGATGGACGCTGCGTCGCTGAAAAAAACATGCTCGCGCCTTTCAGACCGATATTGTGTGTGTCCTGATGTCTTTAGGAGCCTGATGCAAGAAAAAGTGATTGTGCTTCGGTCAACAGCGGGCAATCTTCTGACTGGTCGGCGAGTGACCCAGTTGGCCAGTGCGTCCGATGTCCATCGGATGAACTTTCAATACATGGGCGAAAATGAAGTCTCCGAAGAATATGTCCACTACACCTTTCTTGATCCTGAGCAGGGCGCTGAGTTTGTTCTGGTTGATGATTATCTCGAAGATATCGCCTACGTCTCTTTGCAAAACGTCCCCGAGTACGCCATCGAGACGATGAAGCAGTGGCTGTCGGAGCACATTGGACTCTTCACGCCCGAAGAGGTGCAGGCGGCGCTGACTGAGGATCTCGAAGGCAACGCGTCTCTCCTGACCCACCTCGGTCTCATGGAAGATCGTGAGACGCCTGATGCCAGAACAGTTACCCTGGTCAAACGCGCTTTGAACTCATCCGTGACTGAAACTGTGGAAAGGGCTTTGGTGGCCGCGCAGTTGCTCGGCTGGCCCGAGTTGCACCAGGCGGTCCAGGCCCTGTCCACGCAATCGCCTGATCCTCATCTCCGAGAGTTCGCCCGGAAGGTCGTGGTACAGCCGAACGCAGCCCTCACCTCACACCGAACCCTGAACCTCATGGAAGTCTTCAGGAACAGAGCGCCGCTCAATCTCAGGATTCGTCCTGTTGGGCGGTAGGCGGTTGACAAAGGTGAGACGAGGCAGCCGGTGTCGAGCTTGCGGCTGACCTCCTTTATTGATCACGGCGTAGGTTTGCATCCATGAGGTGTTGTGGGAGGTCAAGATATCGGACACGTTGCCACCCGCCGATCAGCTTTTGCTTCAGTGCCGTTAGGGTGCGGGCACAGAAATTCCCCAAAACCTGGCGCTTCACGTACGCCCAGACCAGCTCGATGGGATTGAGCTCGGGCGCATAGGGAGGCAAATACACCAGAGAGAAGCGTTCGTGGCTTGCCACGAACGCTTGCACTGCTTTGGCGCGATGGATGCCGGCATTGTCCAGCACCACCACGATGTCTCCCTGGATATGGCGCAGCAGGTGCTGGAAGAACCCGATGACGTCCATGCTACGGATCGCACCTGTCTTGGTGTTCTGCAAGAACTGCCCACCCGACGTGATCGCCCCAATCGTCGAGAGCTTCTCCCAGTTGGCAAGCAAGGTGACCAGGGGCGTCACGCCCCTGGTGGACCAGGTCCGTCTGCGGACCCCTTTCAGGGCAAATCCCACCTCATCCAGGTAGACGAGCGTGGCGCCCTCAGCGACCTTTTTTTTCCAACTCCGGGGCCACCTGTTCTTTCCAGCTGGCGATCCGAACTTCATTGCGTTCCGCCGCACGCCCATCAGGCATCTGCGGGGTAAAGCCCAACCGACGCAGGATGTGCCTGACATGGTCATGGTGGTACCAGACCTCGAAGTGCCGGCCGATCAATTCGCTGACACGCCGGGTCGTCCATGTCTCGTCCCGAAAGCCGTGATGCACCGCACCCTCCCGCAGGAGGGTACGCAACTGCTCACCTTGCTCCGCCGTAAGCCGCGAGACTGGCCCCCTGGCCACGGTGGCCTGAAGACTGCCGTTGCGTTTCAGCCGACCTTTCCAGCTGTACACGGTGTGCACCGAGACCCCAAAGTGATCGGCGATCTCCTGATTCTTGTGCGTTCCGCGTGCGATCCATTCAAGCGCCGCGAGGCGGCGCTCTTCGAGTTGAGTACGGGAATAATGGGTAGGTTGCCATCCAGGCATGCCCCAAGACTATCAATGCTAAGCCGTGACGTGATCAATAAGTTGCTTGCTTTCGAAGCCCGATTGGTCTCCGCCGCGATCGAGTCAGCTGATGGTCTGTATGTCCGTACCACAGACGATGTCCTCAGCGTGGGCCCGAATGGTCAGGTCACTCGTATTCATACGTTGGACGAGCAGTCTTCCTTTGGATTCAAAGGGCTCGCCCTTCATCAGGGGGCCTGAGCATCATAGGCCTGCTTCGGGGCGAGGAAGCGGAAAGCATGCGCGTTGCGAAATCTCCTCATCCAGAGGGGCTGGACCGGTCCGGGCGGGGTACAAAAGCGGCATGAACTTTCCGCTGTTTTTGACCTTGAAGATGGCCTTCGGTGTGGTGGCCGGGGCCGTTTCAGAGAGGATCATGGGGGCGCAGAATTGACAGAACTGACACCTAAAAAAGAGGGGAGAAGGGGGTATTTTCGGAGAGGTCCAGAGCTACGTGAGGAAGTGCAAACATCAGGCCTGATTTCTGGCACTCAGACGCCCAAACTGGGGCGCGGAGGGGAGGCAGAACAGATAGAACAGACAGCCTAAAAAAAGGAAGGAAGCACAGGTGCCTAGCCGTTACAGGTGAAGTTTGGGTGCGTTTGCACGGCGGAGAGTAGACCAGCGATTTCTGGTGTTCCAGATGGCATCAAAGGGAAGAATCGCTTGGGCTAAAACCTGTCAAAACCTGACATTGCGGCGCGTGCGAACTGAGGGCAAGGCGGAGGTGTCCGAATCTGACAGCGGCCCGGCGCCGTGGGCTGGGGGCGCTTGACACAAGCCCATAGAGGATGCACGGAGGCTTCACCGTGGAGGGCTAGCCCAGGGCCTGAGCTCGCGGCTGCTGGGGTTCAGGACCTCTGACCGATGGCCCTCTGCCACCTCCCAGATCACGTCCTCCTGAGCTTGTCTGGAGGGGCCAGGAAGCCCGGAGCGAAGAGAGGTGCTGCCGGGCGAATAGAGATGCAGCAGGGTGGGCAACCCCGGGCCTTCTCCAAGGCCTCAGAGGCGCTTAGTCGAGGTCGAGTGGGCAAGAGGGGTGCGTTCTCCCTCGGTAAAGGGTCAAAGACGAGGCGATGAAAGGGGCACTTTTGCCGGCGCGCGACCTCCTGTTGGTCACTGCAAAAGCCCGCTCTACGACCCAGACCTCCGTCCCTTCAGGCCCGGGTCTGCCTGCTGCTCACACGCACCCTGCGGCTCCGCCGCAGGAGTCTTTGTGGTGTCTCGCTGGCCCCTGGCCAAGCCCGGCCTCTGGCCTGCTTGGAGAGGCGGCCCGGCCTGCCTCCAGCAACCCAATCAGTGCCCTTCATTTAACACTTGGCTGCACTTCTCGGAGGCGCCCTCCCGCTCTTCGAGCGCCCGCTGATCGACGGGAAATTTCGGAGGACTGTGCTAGGGAAAGGCGCCTCCTAGGCCAGCAATTGAACGACGAAAAGACCGCTCGTTCTCTGAAAGTGGACCCAGGATCTGGGGACTCCCCCGTGAATGATAAGGAAGAGTCGAGGCCGAGACGGGTTTGAGGCAGGCTTTCGGGCCCGCTCCAACCCATGAACGATAAGAAAAAGACTCATTTACTTAATGCTCTACAGCAGAAGAACGGCAAGACACAGGTTCCGGAGCCCTTGCTGCCCTGGAGAGCCCCGACGGCGTGCGTCCCTTGGGACATGTCGACCCGCTGGCAGGGGGCGGAGGTCTGATCTGGAGCCTGCCGTCCGTCGGGTAGAAGGGGATCACAACGATGCGGGTCACGAAGTTTGGGAGCGTGGTCCTGGCGCAGCATCGCCGGGGCTCTGGAGCTCAGGCCCCAGCGGCCGCGGCTGCAGGATCTGGGCCGGGCGGGCAGGGACCCTTGCGGCCCTGCTTCTGGCGGACCAGGGAGCGCCGCCATGATGTTC
The genomic region above belongs to Deinococcus gobiensis I-0 and contains:
- a CDS encoding IS630 family transposase (programmed frameshift), which codes for MPGWQPTHYSRTQLEERRLAALEWIARGTHKNQEIADHFGVSVHTVYSWKGRLKRNGSLQATVARGPVSRLTAEQGEQLRTLLREGAVHHGFRDETWTTRRVSELIGRHFEVWYHHDHVRHILRRLGFTPQMPDGRAAERNEVRIASWKEQVAPELEKKVAEGATLVYLDEVGFALKGVRRRTWSTRGVTPLVTLLANWEKLSTIGAITSGGQFLQNTKTGAIRSMDVIGFFQHLLRHIQGDIVVVLDNAGIHRAKAVQAFVASHERFSLVYLPPYAPELNPIELVWAYVKRQVLGNFCARTLTALKQKLIGGWQRVRYLDLPQHLMDANLRRDQ